The Planctomicrobium piriforme genome includes a window with the following:
- a CDS encoding EutN/CcmL family microcompartment protein: protein MNLALVIGNATSTVKHRSMNGWRLLIVQPLTANGGDDGEPLLAIDSLGAPIGGQVIITSDGKEVSQVMGTKATPVRWMVMGQPDGQ, encoded by the coding sequence ATGAACCTGGCTCTCGTCATCGGCAACGCAACCTCTACCGTCAAACACCGTTCGATGAACGGGTGGCGGTTGTTGATTGTGCAGCCGTTGACTGCGAATGGCGGCGATGACGGCGAGCCGTTGTTGGCGATCGATAGTCTCGGAGCTCCCATCGGCGGACAGGTCATCATCACCTCGGACGGAAAAGAAGTGAGTCAGGTGATGGGCACAAAGGCAACGCCCGTCCGGTGGATGGTGATGGGCCAGCCAGACGGCCAATAG
- a CDS encoding four helix bundle protein: protein MAAKFRFYDLDVWRKAIDYAELVYQVTATFPDGERFGLVSQLRRAAVSISSNIAEGSSRSSDVDFARFVEIAYGSTLETVSQICIALKLRYINREDFDKLTQLADDVSRMLSGLRKSLIRK from the coding sequence ATGGCTGCCAAGTTTCGCTTCTATGACCTGGATGTATGGCGAAAAGCGATTGACTACGCGGAACTCGTCTACCAGGTCACTGCAACATTTCCAGATGGCGAGAGGTTTGGGCTTGTGAGTCAGTTGCGGCGGGCCGCTGTGTCAATTTCCTCGAACATTGCGGAAGGATCAAGTCGGAGTTCAGATGTCGACTTTGCCCGTTTCGTCGAAATTGCCTACGGCTCGACATTGGAAACGGTGTCGCAGATCTGCATCGCACTCAAGCTGAGATATATCAACCGGGAAGACTTCGACAAATTGACGCAGCTTGCAGACGACGTCTCAAGAATGCTTAGTGGCCTGAGGAAATCGTTAATTCGAAAGTGA
- a CDS encoding aldehyde dehydrogenase family protein, which translates to MQANESTIRAVVEEVLSELGRKPKGNPDAGRIYGQSSLKKGGIPVISAGTSIPASAGSVHHGSGNWGVFDNVNDAVAAANEAFVKLQKKTMGDRATVVRIVKEMCEKNADLWGRAEMEETKIGRVDHKIEKLKIIKLVPGTEFIKPDCYSGDNGLTLEEYAPFGVIGAITPVTHSLPTLAGNIVNIVAAGNTVVFNPHPSGAKIACTGVQAFNKAFADAIGIENLVTIIGKPTIESANEVFHHKGVRVLLVTGGPAVARAALQSSKKAIVAGPGNPPVVVDYTADLEKAAKSIVIGGAYDNNLLCIGEKEVFAEQKIFDPLMEAMSRHGGFRLSAQQIETLTKLAFSPPKEPGGHAILNRDLIGKDAAVIAQQIGVSVPAGTQLLYGETDTSNPFVPEEQMMPFVPFIRTKDTQHSIALAYEFEHGFGHTALIHSRDVKTMDEMGKLMNTTLFVKNGPSMAGLGLGGEGYLSFSVATPTGEGVTSPLTFTRKRRTSLIS; encoded by the coding sequence ATGCAAGCCAACGAATCCACCATCCGCGCAGTCGTCGAGGAAGTGCTGTCGGAACTGGGCCGCAAGCCCAAGGGCAACCCGGATGCCGGACGCATTTATGGACAATCCTCGCTGAAAAAAGGCGGGATTCCCGTCATTTCGGCCGGGACGTCGATTCCCGCTTCCGCCGGCTCCGTCCATCACGGCAGCGGCAACTGGGGCGTGTTTGACAACGTCAACGACGCCGTCGCCGCAGCCAACGAAGCCTTCGTGAAACTGCAGAAGAAGACCATGGGCGATCGGGCGACAGTTGTCCGCATCGTGAAAGAGATGTGCGAAAAGAATGCCGACCTGTGGGGTCGCGCTGAGATGGAAGAGACCAAAATCGGCCGCGTCGATCACAAGATCGAAAAGCTCAAGATCATCAAACTGGTGCCTGGCACCGAGTTCATCAAGCCCGACTGCTACAGCGGCGACAACGGGCTGACGCTCGAAGAATACGCCCCGTTCGGTGTCATTGGAGCCATCACTCCCGTCACGCACTCCCTGCCGACGCTGGCAGGCAACATTGTGAATATCGTCGCTGCAGGCAACACGGTGGTGTTCAATCCGCATCCGAGCGGCGCGAAGATCGCTTGCACTGGAGTGCAGGCGTTCAATAAGGCTTTTGCCGATGCCATCGGCATCGAAAACCTCGTGACGATCATCGGCAAGCCGACGATTGAGTCGGCGAACGAAGTCTTCCATCACAAGGGCGTTCGCGTCCTGCTGGTGACCGGCGGTCCGGCCGTCGCTCGCGCTGCGTTGCAGTCTTCGAAGAAGGCAATTGTCGCCGGCCCAGGCAACCCTCCCGTGGTCGTCGATTACACCGCCGATTTGGAAAAGGCCGCGAAGTCAATCGTGATTGGGGGCGCTTACGACAACAACCTGCTCTGCATCGGCGAAAAAGAAGTCTTCGCCGAGCAGAAGATATTCGACCCGTTGATGGAAGCGATGAGCCGTCACGGCGGTTTCCGGCTGAGCGCTCAACAAATCGAAACGCTGACCAAGCTGGCTTTCTCGCCTCCCAAAGAACCGGGTGGTCATGCGATTCTCAATCGCGATCTGATCGGCAAGGACGCGGCTGTCATCGCACAGCAGATCGGTGTCAGCGTGCCGGCAGGGACTCAATTGCTGTATGGGGAAACCGATACGAGCAATCCCTTCGTGCCCGAAGAACAGATGATGCCGTTCGTTCCATTTATCCGCACGAAAGATACTCAACACTCGATCGCGCTGGCTTACGAATTCGAACATGGCTTTGGCCACACCGCGCTGATCCACTCACGAGACGTGAAGACCATGGACGAGATGGGCAAGCTGATGAACACGACCCTGTTCGTTAAGAACGGACCGAGCATGGCCGGCCTGGGTCTCGGAGGCGAAGGCTACCTGTCGTTCAGCGTCGCCACGCCGACCGGCGAAGGGGTGACGAGCCCGTTGACGTTTACGAGAAAACGGAGGACGTCACTCATCTCGTAG
- a CDS encoding EutN/CcmL family microcompartment protein, giving the protein MFLAKITGNLTATQKVDSMVGQTLFIVEPLRVDEQSQDSLKSTGRTFIAVDTVGAGEGEVVLIVQGSSARFTDETKMLPIDCAIIGIIDTVQIGTKSIYRSN; this is encoded by the coding sequence ATGTTCCTCGCCAAAATTACCGGTAATCTGACTGCCACGCAGAAGGTCGACAGCATGGTCGGCCAGACGCTGTTTATTGTCGAGCCGTTACGGGTCGACGAGCAATCGCAGGATTCCCTGAAATCCACAGGCCGCACCTTCATTGCGGTCGATACTGTCGGAGCCGGTGAGGGGGAAGTGGTGTTGATCGTGCAGGGGTCGAGCGCTCGCTTCACCGACGAAACGAAAATGCTGCCCATCGACTGTGCGATCATCGGCATCATCGACACCGTCCAGATCGGGACGAAATCGATCTACCGTTCGAACTGA
- a CDS encoding four helix bundle protein produces the protein MFGFERLDAWQLAVEYADLIYHTTRSFPADERFGITNQLRRASVSIAANLAEGSGRGSNKDFVRFIQIAFGSLMEVVSHLTIAKRQGFVSDPAFDELYRMSQRLAKVLSGLRTSLAD, from the coding sequence ATGTTTGGATTTGAACGCCTCGATGCCTGGCAGCTCGCCGTCGAATATGCGGATCTCATTTACCACACGACGAGATCATTTCCTGCCGACGAACGTTTTGGAATTACAAATCAATTGCGGCGAGCTTCAGTCTCTATCGCAGCGAACCTTGCTGAAGGCAGCGGAAGAGGATCGAACAAAGACTTTGTGAGATTCATTCAAATTGCATTTGGATCGTTAATGGAGGTTGTTTCGCATCTGACAATCGCAAAGCGACAAGGGTTTGTCAGCGACCCGGCCTTCGACGAGCTCTATCGGATGAGCCAACGGCTCGCCAAAGTCCTTTCAGGACTGCGAACCAGCCTTGCGGATTAA
- a CDS encoding acetate/propionate family kinase, protein MKILVANLGSTSFKYRLFDMASETQLARGGIDRIGQDADSTCVAEVGDHKLQEVKRIPDHAAAVRMCLDQLTNPQTGCLKSVDEVAAIGFKAVFAGRLSGIRRVDAELLSTMEALADVAPAHNPPYAKAMRQLMASFPEIPLVAALETAFHETIRPEYRTYAVPYEWTENFEVRRWGFHGASHRFIGSRMAQLLGRDDAKIISCHLGGSSSVCAIEGGESRSTSMGMTPQSGLPQNNRVGDFDPFALRLLKRLTGKDYDTLLNDLASKGGLQGMSGVSPDLRDIEQAADAGNARADLAIRVYAADIKKYIGQYLAVLNGADAIVFTGGIGENSTRIRSLVCENMTYAGIELDPAKNVPVKSDTNLSAAGSKVQIWSVPTNEEIVVARQTVKVVEG, encoded by the coding sequence ATGAAAATCCTTGTTGCCAATCTCGGTTCCACCAGCTTCAAGTACCGGCTGTTCGACATGGCGTCGGAAACGCAGTTGGCACGAGGAGGGATTGACCGGATTGGACAGGATGCCGATTCGACTTGTGTTGCCGAAGTTGGAGATCACAAGCTGCAGGAAGTGAAGCGGATTCCCGATCACGCCGCCGCCGTGCGGATGTGTCTGGATCAGCTCACCAACCCGCAGACGGGCTGTCTGAAATCGGTGGATGAAGTCGCCGCGATTGGCTTCAAGGCGGTCTTCGCCGGACGGCTGAGCGGCATTCGTCGCGTTGATGCGGAATTGTTGTCGACGATGGAGGCTCTGGCCGACGTCGCACCGGCACACAATCCCCCCTATGCGAAAGCCATGCGGCAATTGATGGCCTCCTTCCCGGAGATCCCGCTGGTCGCAGCGTTGGAGACGGCGTTTCACGAAACGATCCGTCCCGAGTACCGCACCTATGCAGTGCCGTATGAGTGGACTGAGAACTTCGAGGTCCGCCGCTGGGGATTCCATGGCGCCAGCCATCGTTTCATCGGTTCGCGGATGGCGCAGTTACTGGGCCGGGACGATGCCAAGATCATCTCCTGCCACCTCGGGGGGAGCAGTTCTGTCTGTGCGATTGAAGGGGGCGAGTCCCGTTCGACCTCGATGGGCATGACTCCTCAGTCTGGCCTGCCGCAGAACAACCGCGTCGGCGACTTCGATCCGTTCGCGCTCCGGCTGCTCAAGCGGTTGACCGGCAAGGATTACGACACGTTGCTGAATGACCTGGCATCCAAGGGGGGACTGCAGGGCATGAGCGGCGTGTCGCCTGACCTCCGCGACATCGAACAGGCGGCCGACGCCGGGAACGCCCGGGCGGATCTCGCGATTCGGGTCTATGCCGCGGACATCAAAAAGTACATCGGGCAATACCTGGCGGTGCTCAACGGGGCGGATGCCATCGTCTTCACCGGCGGCATCGGCGAAAACAGCACCCGCATCCGCAGCCTGGTCTGCGAAAACATGACCTACGCCGGCATCGAACTCGACCCGGCGAAGAACGTGCCTGTGAAATCGGACACCAACCTGTCCGCCGCAGGCAGCAAAGTCCAGATCTGGTCAGTGCCGACGAATGAGGAGATTGTGGTTGCCAGACAGACGGTGAAGGTGGTTGAAGGTTGA
- a CDS encoding four helix bundle protein — protein sequence MSFRRSAISRKSSMRDFRQFDVWSKAHALTLNIYRQTQDFPQCELYGLTSQIRRSAASVAANIAEGCGRQSDADFARFLNIAAGSVSETEYHLLLAKDLGYLAEEAHSQLEPLAAEVRRMLAGLLRRLQANNNL from the coding sequence GTGAGCTTTCGGCGGTCAGCTATCAGCAGGAAGTCATCGATGCGAGATTTTCGGCAGTTCGATGTTTGGAGCAAAGCGCATGCTTTAACGCTGAACATTTACCGCCAAACTCAGGATTTTCCCCAGTGCGAACTGTATGGGCTGACCAGCCAAATCCGCCGCAGTGCGGCAAGCGTTGCCGCGAACATCGCTGAAGGCTGCGGACGGCAGTCTGACGCTGATTTTGCACGATTCCTGAATATTGCCGCTGGGTCAGTGAGTGAAACGGAATATCACCTGTTACTGGCAAAAGACTTGGGCTACCTCGCAGAAGAGGCACATTCGCAACTTGAGCCGCTGGCGGCTGAAGTTCGTCGAATGCTGGCAGGACTGCTTCGTCGCCTCCAAGCCAACAACAACCTGTGA
- a CDS encoding BMC domain-containing protein translates to MNDAIGLVETKGLIAAIEASDAMLKSANVTLVKQLNIGNAFITTIIRGDVGSVRASVDAGAAAGAKVGEIISAHVIARASAGLMDNF, encoded by the coding sequence ATGAATGATGCCATTGGACTTGTCGAAACCAAAGGTCTCATCGCGGCCATCGAAGCCAGCGATGCGATGCTGAAGTCCGCCAATGTGACGCTCGTCAAACAGCTGAACATCGGCAATGCCTTTATCACGACCATCATCCGCGGCGACGTCGGCTCGGTCCGCGCCTCGGTTGACGCCGGAGCCGCAGCCGGAGCCAAGGTCGGAGAAATCATCTCCGCCCACGTCATCGCCCGCGCCAGCGCCGGTCTGATGGATAATTTCTAG
- a CDS encoding BMC domain-containing protein — protein MARVNEALGMIETKGLVCMIEATDAALKAANVTMVGWEKIGSGIATVFLTGDVAAVKAAVDAGAAAAAKIGEVMSVQVIPRPHEDLNAILPKKKEG, from the coding sequence ATGGCTCGGGTGAACGAAGCGCTGGGAATGATTGAAACCAAAGGCCTGGTCTGCATGATCGAAGCCACCGACGCCGCCCTCAAGGCCGCGAACGTGACGATGGTCGGCTGGGAAAAAATCGGGAGCGGAATCGCGACCGTCTTCCTGACCGGTGATGTCGCCGCTGTCAAAGCCGCTGTTGACGCCGGCGCCGCCGCCGCCGCCAAGATCGGCGAAGTCATGAGCGTGCAAGTCATCCCGCGTCCGCACGAAGACCTGAATGCCATTCTGCCGAAGAAAAAAGAAGGCTGA
- the pduL gene encoding phosphate propanoyltransferase, whose translation MSAVDIAGLAKEDIERVVRTVLAKHLRPAAAVPSKAPNPLLVNISARHCHLTDEHIEILFGKGHKLKPTKWLYQKGYYAAEETIAVVGPRRRMLPEVRVLGPSRGASQVELAFTDSISLGLDLPVRISGDVAGTPGCLLVGPKGSLELKEGVIRAMRHVHMSPADMAWYGVKNGELMQLKITSPGCSTILEDLAVRGGDDKIKLEVHLDTDEGNAVNLTKATKVELLKSAGGSCGCHK comes from the coding sequence ATGTCAGCTGTCGACATTGCAGGTCTGGCGAAAGAAGACATCGAACGCGTTGTACGGACCGTGCTGGCGAAGCACCTGCGTCCCGCAGCCGCAGTGCCGTCGAAGGCCCCGAATCCCCTGCTCGTCAATATCTCGGCCCGTCACTGCCACCTGACCGACGAACACATCGAGATTCTGTTCGGCAAAGGCCACAAGCTGAAGCCGACCAAATGGCTGTATCAGAAAGGCTACTACGCCGCCGAAGAAACCATTGCCGTCGTCGGTCCCCGGCGCCGCATGCTTCCGGAAGTTCGCGTCCTCGGGCCCTCCCGCGGTGCGTCTCAAGTCGAGCTCGCCTTTACCGACTCCATCTCGCTGGGGCTCGATCTCCCGGTCCGCATCAGCGGCGATGTGGCCGGCACGCCCGGCTGCCTGCTGGTGGGCCCGAAGGGAAGTCTGGAACTCAAGGAAGGGGTCATTCGCGCCATGCGGCACGTTCACATGTCTCCGGCCGACATGGCCTGGTACGGCGTGAAGAACGGCGAACTGATGCAACTCAAAATCACCTCGCCCGGCTGCTCGACCATTCTGGAAGACCTCGCGGTCCGCGGCGGCGACGACAAGATCAAACTGGAAGTCCATCTCGATACTGACGAAGGCAACGCAGTCAATCTGACCAAGGCGACGAAGGTCGAACTCCTCAAGTCGGCTGGCGGTAGCTGCGGATGCCACAAGTAG
- a CDS encoding DeoR/GlpR family DNA-binding transcription regulator — protein sequence MLLDQRRQGILLLVENKGFVSLREITEEIEVSESTARRDLEYLESLGQIRRTRGGAAFVGESLSGFDDRRSLAVREKQKIGKVAADLVGTSETIILDGGTTTLEVARHLAGKSLQVVTNSLPIVNHLVGVADLEVVFLGGYLYPKTGVALGELTVAALRQIHARRLIMGVGGITPAGLFNSNSLLVEAERQMMASADEIIVVADSTKLGHSELVRLCGLENIHRLIVDAGISEEWQGRLRAVGIDLIVVDDSARVTAK from the coding sequence ATGCTGCTGGATCAAAGACGCCAAGGCATCTTGCTTCTCGTTGAAAACAAAGGGTTTGTGTCTCTCCGTGAGATTACGGAAGAGATTGAAGTCAGCGAATCGACTGCGCGAAGAGATCTGGAATATCTTGAAAGTTTAGGACAAATTCGCCGCACCAGGGGTGGCGCGGCGTTCGTCGGCGAGTCTCTCTCCGGTTTTGATGATCGTCGCAGTCTGGCGGTTCGGGAGAAACAGAAGATCGGCAAGGTCGCGGCTGATCTTGTCGGCACCAGTGAGACGATCATTTTGGACGGGGGGACGACCACTCTCGAAGTCGCCCGGCATCTCGCCGGTAAATCGCTTCAGGTGGTGACCAATTCTCTGCCGATCGTCAACCACCTGGTGGGGGTCGCAGATCTCGAAGTGGTGTTTCTGGGCGGATACCTGTACCCGAAAACAGGGGTCGCGCTCGGAGAATTGACTGTCGCGGCCCTGCGACAGATTCATGCCCGACGGTTGATTATGGGGGTCGGAGGAATCACTCCGGCAGGCTTGTTCAATTCGAACTCGCTGCTGGTGGAAGCTGAACGCCAGATGATGGCCTCGGCCGACGAAATCATTGTCGTCGCCGACAGCACCAAGCTCGGGCATTCGGAACTCGTGCGGCTGTGCGGACTGGAAAATATTCACCGGCTGATTGTGGACGCCGGGATTTCGGAAGAATGGCAAGGGCGGTTGCGAGCGGTCGGAATTGATCTGATCGTGGTGGACGATTCGGCCCGCGTCACGGCGAAATAA
- a CDS encoding AAA family ATPase produces MASASNRVESAASHKGEWSESKKSVRMEYSAITGKPSERDIPRPQHPASPVTPDTEVAVLKAGLARLKQNLAGIIRGKEDTIEILLIGLLAGGSILMEDVPGVGKTTLAKALALSLDADFRRVQFTPDLLPSDILGASIYNPVDGSFTFKKGPIFSSILLADEINRASPRTQSALLEAMSEGQATIEGVRYRLPHPFFVLATQNPVDFHGTYPLPEAQLDRFLVQLKVGYPDRKMEIEILYDRATTGDVEIEPVLTMAQVAALQADVRRVKVERSIAEYLVDLVARTRQHPLLKLGVSPRGSLMFFRAVQACAYISERNYVLPDDVQRMAGCVLAHRLVLTPKARYGSITKEQIIEEIVKQFPVPA; encoded by the coding sequence TTGGCTTCCGCATCAAACCGCGTTGAATCGGCCGCCTCTCACAAGGGGGAATGGTCAGAGTCCAAAAAGTCGGTACGAATGGAATATTCGGCGATTACCGGAAAACCTTCAGAACGGGACATCCCCCGACCGCAACATCCCGCGTCTCCGGTCACTCCGGACACGGAAGTGGCTGTTTTGAAGGCGGGGCTGGCCCGGCTGAAGCAAAATCTGGCCGGAATCATCCGCGGCAAGGAAGACACCATCGAAATCCTGCTGATCGGTCTCTTGGCCGGCGGTTCGATTCTGATGGAAGACGTGCCAGGCGTTGGGAAAACGACCCTCGCAAAAGCGCTGGCGCTCTCGTTGGATGCCGACTTCCGCCGCGTGCAGTTCACGCCCGACCTGCTTCCCTCGGACATTCTGGGGGCGTCGATCTACAACCCCGTCGATGGCTCCTTCACGTTCAAGAAGGGGCCCATTTTCAGCAGTATTCTGCTGGCGGACGAAATCAATCGCGCCTCGCCCCGTACGCAATCCGCACTGCTCGAGGCGATGAGCGAAGGTCAGGCCACGATCGAAGGGGTCCGCTACCGGCTGCCGCACCCGTTCTTTGTGCTGGCCACGCAGAATCCGGTCGACTTTCATGGCACTTATCCATTGCCGGAAGCACAGCTCGACCGCTTTCTGGTTCAACTGAAAGTCGGCTACCCCGACCGGAAGATGGAAATCGAAATTCTCTATGACCGGGCGACGACCGGAGACGTCGAAATCGAGCCGGTTCTGACAATGGCCCAGGTTGCCGCGCTGCAGGCGGATGTCCGCCGCGTCAAAGTGGAACGGAGCATTGCGGAATATCTGGTCGACCTGGTCGCCCGAACCCGTCAGCATCCGCTGCTGAAGCTGGGAGTCAGCCCCCGCGGATCCTTAATGTTTTTCCGCGCGGTGCAGGCTTGTGCGTATATTTCTGAAAGAAATTATGTGCTGCCGGATGATGTGCAGCGGATGGCGGGCTGCGTGCTGGCTCATCGGCTGGTGCTGACTCCCAAAGCCCGTTACGGCAGCATCACCAAAGAACAGATCATCGAAGAGATCGTCAAGCAGTTTCCGGTGCCTGCATGA
- a CDS encoding DUF58 domain-containing protein — translation MKHRPSWLGKKIRYFFQYRLTPVGQMAVFLMFLSASGIITVEIPIYQMFCGIVALFGVVEFCGTLFRPRLKVTATFPEKVTVGDTALGLVSIQNIGYFPACDIMCGCFLLPEGLSHTNARAMIPSLARGQQATLPVEILGERRGEYPIPHMSIHSTFPLNFMRIGSANVPVNKLTVVPSFHRLEQLDIPISHRYQHGGMLLESRSGNAAEYVGNREYIPGEPTKRLDFRAWARVGKPVVREYQEEFCSRVAIVLDTHVEPRWPFPPRQALQELEAAISLTAAVADSLTHMGTTIELFAAGPDLFFFQTADAQFTSFESILEILASIEPTRHNPFDQLTPAISESLESTSVVICLFTDWDETREMLVNQIIRSGCALRVLLVRERPPTRPFPHDEYYTALSPADVLRGDVCLL, via the coding sequence ATGAAACACCGCCCGAGCTGGCTGGGCAAAAAAATTCGGTACTTCTTTCAGTACCGACTGACACCAGTCGGCCAGATGGCGGTGTTTCTGATGTTTCTGAGCGCCAGCGGAATCATCACCGTCGAGATTCCGATTTACCAGATGTTCTGCGGTATTGTGGCGCTCTTTGGCGTGGTTGAGTTCTGCGGAACCCTGTTTCGTCCGCGCCTGAAAGTGACCGCGACCTTCCCCGAAAAGGTGACCGTCGGCGACACCGCGCTCGGCCTGGTTTCGATTCAGAACATCGGCTACTTCCCGGCGTGCGACATCATGTGCGGCTGCTTCTTGCTGCCAGAGGGCCTGTCTCACACCAATGCCCGGGCGATGATCCCGTCACTAGCCCGAGGCCAGCAAGCGACGCTGCCTGTCGAGATCCTCGGAGAGCGCAGGGGCGAATATCCGATACCGCACATGTCGATTCACAGCACGTTTCCGCTGAACTTCATGCGGATCGGCAGCGCGAATGTCCCGGTCAACAAGCTGACCGTCGTCCCCAGCTTTCATCGTCTCGAACAGCTCGACATCCCGATCTCGCACCGCTACCAGCATGGCGGGATGTTGCTCGAATCGCGATCCGGCAATGCGGCCGAGTACGTCGGCAACCGCGAATACATTCCCGGTGAGCCGACCAAGCGGCTCGACTTCCGCGCCTGGGCCCGAGTGGGCAAGCCGGTCGTCAGAGAGTACCAGGAAGAGTTCTGTTCACGGGTGGCGATCGTCCTCGACACGCATGTCGAACCTCGCTGGCCATTTCCGCCGCGACAGGCGCTACAGGAACTCGAAGCGGCGATCAGTCTGACGGCGGCCGTGGCCGACTCCCTGACCCACATGGGTACTACGATCGAACTGTTTGCGGCGGGCCCGGACCTGTTCTTCTTTCAGACCGCCGATGCCCAGTTCACATCGTTCGAATCCATCCTGGAAATTCTGGCGAGCATCGAACCGACGCGACACAATCCGTTCGACCAGCTCACACCAGCCATCAGCGAGTCGCTGGAATCGACATCAGTCGTGATCTGTCTCTTCACCGACTGGGATGAAACTCGCGAAATGCTGGTCAATCAGATCATTCGCAGCGGTTGTGCACTGCGGGTGCTGCTGGTCCGCGAGCGACCGCCGACGCGACCGTTTCCTCACGACGAATACTACACAGCCTTGTCGCCAGCCGACGTGCTGCGGGGGGACGTATGTCTGCTGTAA